One Branchiostoma floridae strain S238N-H82 chromosome 1, Bfl_VNyyK, whole genome shotgun sequence genomic region harbors:
- the LOC118410958 gene encoding prolyl hydroxylase EGLN3-like, whose amino-acid sequence MASSNPEVTDVCAVCGGKSNLKRCSRCQSVWYCSREHQSQHWKHHKKTCRTKGAARTDETAAGKGHVSHDPGQSSSAVDLLERGFDERPLNLIKPCQIRNKDLDDVARHSAGRLRQDGFCVLDGLLGDDEIDRLLEDVRRVDGSGSMKAGELAGGRTSGEDKEKVTKPAVRGDRIIWLQGSEPDYPNIGILINFIDTLVGKFNRHFEGETVVKGRTKAQVACYPGNGAGYIRHVDNPCKDGRRITALFYLNKKWDVQTQGGNLRLFPGDKDQYLDIAPLANRLLLFWSDRRNPHEVQPANDMRSEMNTVAFDTCILLDLDLELEVAKAEKERVASELEKKSKSAVEKLSEEELQAVACMVRGHPDPSAVLTEMGLITSIQELLLATLKDKGLL is encoded by the exons ATGGCGTCCTCTAACCCGGAAGTAACAGACGTCTGTGCAGTTTGTGGCGGCAAATCCAATTTGAAGCGCTGTTCAAGATGCCAAAGcgtgtggtactgcagcagggaGCATCAGAGCCAACACTGGAAACATCACAAGAAAACCTGCCGTACAAAAGGCGCTGCTCGGACAGACGAAACCGCGGCAGGGAAAGGTCACGTAAGTCATGATCCAGGTCAGTCATCAAGTGCAGTGGATCTCCTTGAGCGTGGGTTCGACGAGCGACCTCTCAACCTGATCAAACCGTGCCAAATACGGAATAAGGACTTGGACGACGTCGCACGGCACTCAGCGGGAAGACTCCGACAAGACGGGTTCTGTGTTCTTGACGGTCTCCTTGGTGACGATGAGATAGACCGTCTCCTGGAGGACGTTCGGCGCGTGGACGGGTCCGGCTCGATGAAGGCAGGGGAGCTGGCGGGCGGCAGGACGAGCGGGGAGGACAAGGAGAAGGTGACCAAACCTGCCGTGAGAGGAGACAGGATCATCTGGCTCCAGGGCAGCGAACCGGACTACCCTAACATCGGCATACTCATCAACTTCATCGATACGCTTGTCGGGAAATTCAACCGCCACTTCGAGGGAGAAACAGTTGTAAAAGGAAGAACAAAG GCACAGGTAGCCTGTTACCCGGGAAACGGGGCGGGGTACATCAGACACGTGGACAACCCGTGCAAGGACGGGAGGCGAATCACAGCTCTCTTCTATCTCAACAAGAAGTGGGACGTTCAG ACGCAAGGCGGCAACCTGCGCTTGTTCCCCGGCGATAAGGACCAGTACTTGGACATCGCTCCTCTCGCAAACAGGCTGCTACTCTTCTGGTCAGACAGGCGGAACCCGCACGAAGTGCAGCCTGCAAACGACATGAGGTCGGAAATGAATACCGTTGCCTTTGACACATGTATTCTCTTAGACTTAGAT CTTGAGCTGGAAGTAGCTAAAGCAGAAAAG GAAAGAGTTGCATCTGAGCttgaaaaaaagtcaaagaGCGCTGTCGAAAAACTGTCGGAAGAGGAGCTACag GCCGTCGCGTGCATGGTGCGGGGACATCCCGACCCTTCCGCCGTTCTAACGGAGATGGGACTGATCACCAGTATCCAGGAGTTACTTCTCGCCACACTGAAGGACAAGGGCCTACTGTAG